The genomic segment AAAGTTAGTCATGAAAATTTGTGCTCTCTTATAGAAAAAAGAATAAAAAGAGAAAGGGGAAATAATATAAATAGATTTTCCCCTCTCTTAGAAAGGGTGAGTATTAACATTATTCCTAAAAGAGAGTTAAAACATAAATATGTGGTCCTCTCTTCTTCTTCTTTTCCTTACACAAGTAATTTAAGATTTGGACTGCTAATTGCAGGGACTATTCTTGGCTCAGGAATGAGCTCTCTTTTGTTTCAGAGATTGCGTCAGGAATTAAATTATGTTTATGAGGTTTCCACTTTCAGTGAGTTTTTTACCGATACAGGAATTTTTGGGATATATTTTTCTACAGATCGGTTAAAGGAGACTTTAAATGCAACAAAGGATTTATTAGGTTCTTTAGAGTTTACTGAAGAAGAGGTAAACTCTGCAAAGAATAGATTGAAAGGTAATATCTTAATTTCTTTGGAAAGTATTGATAATAAAATGGAGAGGAATATTAAAGAAGAAATTTACGGTGGGAGGAGGTCTTCTATTCTTGAACTTTTAAATAAAATAGAAAACGTCTCGATGGAAGAGATAAAAACTATTGTGGATCATTATTTACGCCCAGAAAACCTTGTTCTTACAGTTTTAGGAGAAGCCAAAAATGTTTCTTGGTGATATTTATAATTCAAGGAGATTCTCTTTATACGAATCTTTCCCTTTTAATTTTTATAAAGATAAATTTTATTATTTTATGAGTCGGGATATCCAGATAATAAATCTTTTTTCTGTAGATCCTATAAGTATTCACCAAATAATTGAATCTGAGATAGGCTCGGAAGAAAAGATAATAAAAGAACTTAGGATCTTTCTAGAAGTTCCTGAGGATTATAAACTTCTTCTCCTTCCTAATCGTTTTGCTGCTTATTATCTTGCTTTTTTCACAGTAGCTGATGTAGGAGACGAAATATTAACCCCT from the candidate division WOR-3 bacterium genome contains:
- a CDS encoding pitrilysin family protein — its product is MDNYKKSVLSSGVTVCSEFVPYASSVAIGIFVVVGSRDEKKEKEGISHFTEHAVFKGTKTRTEREISFAIESRGGYLNASTSREWTSLYAHVLPEDLELAVDVLGDMVENPLFLEEDLDAEREIILQEIKMVNDSPENLVFDYSFKSTFGEEHPLSRFILGREESVKSINRNDILEFWGEHWSSNRIFVSAAGKVSHENLCSLIEKRIKRERGNNINRFSPLLERVSINIIPKRELKHKYVVLSSSSFPYTSNLRFGLLIAGTILGSGMSSLLFQRLRQELNYVYEVSTFSEFFTDTGIFGIYFSTDRLKETLNATKDLLGSLEFTEEEVNSAKNRLKGNILISLESIDNKMERNIKEEIYGGRRSSILELLNKIENVSMEEIKTIVDHYLRPENLVLTVLGEAKNVSW